One window from the genome of Nodosilinea sp. FACHB-141 encodes:
- a CDS encoding thioesterase family protein: MGYVFEHQVRFHETDGAGVVYFANELVMCHAAYEASLEAAGLDVGAFFRAETLAYPIVHTSMDYRRPLRCGDRVTIHLTPTRLDDSSFEIQYQLTLEDTAVAQAITRHVCIEVANRRRSSLPTEIEQWLAQWDGNSPEAGQG; encoded by the coding sequence ATGGGCTACGTCTTTGAGCATCAGGTGCGGTTTCACGAAACTGACGGGGCCGGGGTGGTCTATTTTGCCAACGAATTGGTGATGTGTCATGCCGCCTACGAAGCCTCTCTGGAAGCAGCGGGGCTGGATGTGGGGGCGTTTTTTCGAGCCGAAACCCTGGCCTATCCCATTGTCCATACCAGCATGGATTACCGACGTCCGCTGCGGTGCGGCGATCGCGTCACCATTCACCTCACCCCTACCCGTCTAGACGACAGCAGCTTTGAAATTCAATATCAGCTCACGCTTGAGGATACAGCAGTAGCCCAGGCCATAACCCGCCATGTCTGCATTGAAGTGGCTAACCGTCGCCGCAGTTCGCTGCCTACTGAGATAGAGCAGTGGCTGGCCCAGTGGGATGGTAACTCTCCTGAAGCTGGGCAAGGTTAG
- a CDS encoding CapA family protein, with amino-acid sequence MISAVIPPQPQVLPQGPLLQPPSVKERAAAGYFRDIALWLNQPLTPHGIFVQVQADRPGCLQLVVEFRQPPVKDRLLRFLCHRVWLLNSELIEGIWVVARPLGHRRVLWQQRVKIVTPALKRRQSELKAQAQRQAALAMPPKIRPPRPSPTKTLSRQRLQTLRAFVLSGSAVAAFVMGCLFEVIVSAPSPSLPQFSAQTEVLPETELDQGAPVAPAALRDSGEGKPVSAPARNAAGGNGNRSTVVDTALEPVGVITHQAVTPAPADDVTLLFGGDISLEDIAPESLTAPGGFFADVVEYGQADLALVNLATPLATAATNLQEGLRQQTRIDAVDLLVNSGVDVVNLTHSSLMDYGAEGLDETLTTLDSKGLYRIGAGRNALEARRPEVLDVKGKRIAYLSYAMGGNNAAHDTDVLKERAGASDKAIAKEVETFKAATAFKDRAGFNAQNMPEIVADIQALRDEVDWIVVNFRWVDHLGEQPNFMQTNLARLAIDQGADVVVGYHPTVIQGGEIYKGRPIAYSLGDFVFRPDEPLENQDSAVLKVGLKDDQMRVELVPVRVQDSHPKTLSGKDSQQVLQRIEQASSQFDKPLKSPVVLDLKTQEAPPETVNDPNSPFVSPDAEDVLPVELEAEPTPEPKDQLEDETESKDILEDSAAPANSDTPEALEDSSEPANIEQPAPDLEIGPETDQSSPAGPESLEMEVEFEGDLEEWGPKVSPEQQEFKPVPPERSGGTSQSAREPVQNESPSKSRPSEVPVPLPSPIRVKVEPVATAPLVAPQPAVLTDDAKVDAWSDTIPETPIPTLGE; translated from the coding sequence ATGATTAGCGCGGTTATTCCTCCTCAACCACAGGTGTTGCCCCAGGGGCCTCTGCTTCAGCCGCCCTCAGTGAAAGAACGGGCAGCGGCAGGATACTTTCGCGACATTGCCCTGTGGCTCAATCAACCCCTAACTCCTCACGGTATTTTTGTGCAGGTGCAAGCCGATCGCCCCGGCTGCCTACAGCTAGTGGTGGAATTTCGGCAGCCACCGGTTAAAGACCGGCTGCTGCGGTTTCTGTGTCACCGCGTTTGGCTGCTCAATTCAGAGCTAATCGAAGGGATTTGGGTGGTTGCTCGCCCCTTAGGGCACCGTCGAGTGCTTTGGCAGCAGCGCGTCAAGATTGTCACCCCGGCTCTAAAGCGCCGCCAGAGCGAACTCAAGGCCCAGGCCCAGCGCCAGGCCGCATTGGCCATGCCACCCAAAATTCGGCCGCCGCGCCCGAGCCCGACTAAAACGCTGTCGCGGCAGCGTCTACAAACCCTACGCGCTTTTGTATTGTCGGGGTCGGCGGTAGCGGCCTTCGTCATGGGCTGTCTGTTCGAAGTAATTGTTTCTGCACCATCGCCGTCGCTGCCTCAGTTCTCAGCCCAGACCGAGGTGCTGCCTGAGACTGAGTTAGATCAAGGCGCTCCAGTAGCACCCGCAGCCCTCAGGGATTCTGGTGAGGGCAAGCCTGTCTCTGCCCCCGCCAGAAATGCAGCCGGTGGCAATGGCAACCGCTCTACGGTGGTCGATACGGCCCTTGAGCCCGTGGGTGTAATTACTCATCAAGCTGTCACACCTGCTCCTGCCGATGACGTCACTCTGTTGTTTGGGGGCGACATCTCTTTAGAGGACATTGCCCCAGAAAGCCTGACGGCTCCTGGAGGATTCTTTGCTGACGTTGTCGAATATGGCCAAGCTGATTTAGCCCTGGTGAATTTGGCTACCCCTCTAGCTACGGCGGCCACCAACCTTCAAGAGGGGCTGCGGCAGCAGACCCGTATCGATGCCGTCGATTTGTTAGTGAATAGCGGCGTAGACGTTGTCAACCTCACCCACAGTAGCCTGATGGACTACGGGGCTGAGGGCCTTGATGAAACACTCACCACTCTAGATAGTAAAGGGCTTTACCGCATTGGTGCCGGGCGCAACGCCCTCGAAGCCCGCCGCCCAGAGGTGCTCGATGTCAAGGGTAAACGCATTGCTTATCTGAGCTATGCCATGGGGGGGAACAACGCGGCCCATGATACCGATGTGCTCAAGGAACGCGCTGGGGCTAGCGATAAGGCGATCGCCAAGGAAGTGGAGACCTTTAAGGCTGCCACAGCCTTTAAAGACAGGGCTGGGTTTAACGCGCAAAACATGCCCGAAATAGTTGCCGACATTCAAGCCCTGCGCGACGAGGTTGATTGGATTGTCGTGAACTTTCGCTGGGTTGACCACTTAGGCGAACAACCCAATTTTATGCAAACCAACCTGGCCCGCCTGGCCATTGATCAGGGTGCTGACGTAGTAGTGGGCTACCATCCCACCGTGATTCAGGGGGGTGAGATCTACAAGGGGCGGCCTATTGCCTACTCCCTGGGCGACTTCGTATTTCGTCCTGACGAGCCCCTCGAAAACCAGGACTCAGCGGTGCTCAAAGTTGGGCTCAAAGACGATCAGATGCGGGTTGAGCTGGTGCCGGTGCGGGTACAAGACTCGCATCCCAAAACCCTCAGCGGCAAGGACAGTCAGCAGGTGCTCCAGCGCATTGAGCAGGCATCATCGCAGTTTGACAAACCGCTCAAGTCACCCGTTGTGCTTGACCTTAAAACCCAGGAAGCACCGCCAGAAACCGTCAACGACCCCAACAGCCCCTTTGTATCACCCGATGCGGAGGACGTTCTGCCGGTGGAGCTGGAGGCCGAACCGACACCGGAGCCCAAGGACCAACTGGAAGACGAGACTGAGTCCAAGGACATCCTGGAGGATTCAGCTGCTCCTGCCAACTCGGATACCCCTGAGGCTCTTGAGGACAGCAGTGAGCCTGCCAACATAGAGCAGCCTGCGCCAGATTTAGAGATAGGCCCAGAGACAGATCAATCCTCTCCTGCCGGGCCAGAATCCCTGGAGATGGAGGTTGAGTTTGAGGGCGACCTGGAAGAGTGGGGACCTAAGGTTTCACCAGAGCAACAGGAGTTTAAGCCTGTGCCGCCCGAACGCAGCGGCGGCACTTCGCAAAGCGCTCGGGAGCCCGTTCAGAACGAGTCGCCCTCTAAGAGCCGCCCCAGTGAGGTTCCAGTACCGTTGCCTTCCCCAATCCGGGTGAAGGTTGAGCCCGTTGCGACAGCACCATTGGTTGCACCCCAGCCCGCCGTTCTGACGGATGACGCTAAGGTCGACGCCTGGTCCGACACCATACCTGAGACCCCAATCCCTACCCTAGGTGAATAA
- the pgeF gene encoding peptidoglycan editing factor PgeF, with product MANWHWQTWQGQAFLTCDLLQPWPHGFFTRQFWPQTPETLTAALNGTATVQRVKQVHGNRVLVPADLPVLDSGEKAEADGLMSDRPLQSLWVCSADCSPVLIGDRATGQVSAIHAGWRGTAQAIVPVAVGKLQAQGSRLEDLVVAIGPAIAGEVYQVSVDVAAAVGRTIRSQPDDNDEAVVADLQGRENAPVLEDDAPGKVRLDVRLANRWQLEQLGLSREQVAIAPHCTFQEADRFFSYRRTGEKQVQWSGIVSQEPGVSR from the coding sequence ATGGCAAATTGGCATTGGCAGACTTGGCAAGGGCAGGCGTTTCTCACCTGTGATCTACTTCAACCTTGGCCCCACGGCTTTTTTACCCGACAGTTTTGGCCCCAAACTCCAGAGACTCTGACGGCGGCCCTTAATGGAACGGCGACGGTGCAGCGAGTGAAGCAGGTTCACGGCAACCGGGTGCTAGTCCCTGCTGATCTACCAGTTCTCGATTCGGGGGAGAAGGCTGAGGCCGACGGTTTGATGAGCGATCGCCCGCTTCAATCTCTCTGGGTTTGCTCGGCAGACTGTAGCCCGGTGCTAATTGGCGATCGGGCTACCGGCCAGGTCTCGGCTATCCACGCGGGCTGGCGGGGCACGGCCCAGGCGATTGTGCCGGTGGCGGTGGGCAAGCTACAGGCCCAGGGCAGCCGGTTGGAAGATTTGGTGGTGGCGATTGGCCCGGCGATCGCGGGGGAGGTCTATCAGGTTTCTGTGGATGTGGCGGCAGCGGTGGGGCGCACGATTAGGTCTCAGCCCGATGACAACGACGAAGCGGTGGTGGCAGACCTGCAAGGGCGCGAAAATGCTCCTGTGCTTGAGGATGACGCCCCCGGCAAGGTGCGGCTAGATGTGCGGCTGGCGAATCGGTGGCAGCTCGAGCAGCTGGGGCTGAGTCGGGAGCAGGTGGCGATCGCACCCCACTGCACATTTCAAGAAGCCGACCGCTTTTTCTCTTACCGCCGCACGGGAGAAAAGCAGGTGCAGTGGTCAGGTATTGTTAGCCAGGAGCCAGGAGTATCTAGATGA
- a CDS encoding Ig-like domain-containing protein: MARRRSRRSRSQPLDRLATMIIAGLSLTLGLLILSGDHATARVRDFTWQDRQVGAEDQAFLLTFSRPMDVASVEQNLTLDPPLPGKVSWAGRRMAYTLTEPLPYGETFSVRLKGARDRYAAATDGSSRFEPFQSQFETRPRAFLYIGAEGDEANRLVLADLSRQERTILTPKNLSVMTFKPYPLGDKVLFSASDTSQAGSLLNQQIYTVTTGLTPRPPIDFAAQRPPLWQQLWPQKKATPSGETTLVLDNSAYQNLKFDLSTDGQTIVVQRVNQQNPADFGPWIVRQGADPQPIETEPGGDFLIAPDSQSLLLLQGQGTAIIDLGSEKARGPSQPLDFLPNYGRVLDLAADGSAAAMVNFNQDDPKKRFTESLFLVTNQGREEELLQVSGAILDAQFDPTRQVLYVLASELVQAPPDPDTLQSEDAYAEQPLLLAITLANGKASPLLRLPQQQRIHMSVAPDGRSLLIDLDGQTTSEGETGAPIIWNLPLVHPTVSLDAAESAEGANTTPSAAETETSDASSMPTVTDPEEFPFSGLQATWLP, encoded by the coding sequence ATGGCCCGTCGCCGCTCTCGTCGCTCTCGCTCCCAACCCCTTGATCGCCTGGCAACGATGATCATTGCTGGTCTCTCGCTGACCCTGGGGCTGTTGATACTCTCGGGCGACCACGCCACAGCGCGGGTGCGCGACTTTACCTGGCAAGACCGCCAGGTGGGGGCCGAAGACCAGGCCTTTTTGCTCACCTTCAGCCGCCCCATGGATGTGGCTAGCGTGGAGCAAAATCTCACTCTAGACCCACCCCTGCCGGGCAAGGTGAGCTGGGCAGGACGGCGCATGGCCTACACTCTGACCGAACCACTACCCTATGGGGAAACGTTCAGCGTCAGGTTGAAGGGCGCGCGCGATCGCTACGCCGCAGCCACTGATGGCTCTAGCCGATTTGAGCCCTTTCAGAGCCAGTTTGAAACTCGCCCCCGCGCCTTTTTATACATTGGGGCCGAGGGTGACGAAGCCAATCGCCTAGTGCTGGCCGACTTAAGCCGCCAGGAGCGCACTATTCTAACCCCAAAAAACCTGTCGGTGATGACCTTTAAGCCCTACCCGCTGGGCGACAAGGTGCTCTTTTCGGCCAGCGACACTAGCCAGGCCGGTAGCCTGCTCAACCAGCAAATTTACACCGTCACCACGGGCCTCACGCCCCGCCCGCCCATCGACTTTGCCGCCCAGCGCCCGCCCCTATGGCAGCAGCTCTGGCCCCAGAAAAAAGCCACTCCATCAGGGGAAACCACCCTGGTGCTCGACAACAGCGCCTACCAAAACCTCAAGTTTGACCTCTCCACTGACGGGCAGACCATTGTGGTGCAGCGGGTCAACCAGCAAAACCCCGCCGATTTTGGTCCCTGGATTGTGCGCCAGGGTGCCGATCCTCAGCCCATTGAAACCGAACCCGGCGGCGATTTCTTAATTGCCCCGGACAGCCAGTCGCTGCTGCTGCTCCAGGGCCAGGGCACCGCCATTATCGATCTGGGCTCAGAGAAAGCTCGCGGTCCCAGTCAGCCCCTTGACTTTCTGCCCAACTACGGGCGAGTGCTCGATCTGGCCGCCGATGGTTCGGCTGCCGCCATGGTCAATTTCAACCAGGATGACCCCAAGAAGCGTTTTACCGAATCGCTGTTTTTAGTCACCAACCAGGGCCGAGAAGAAGAACTATTGCAGGTAAGTGGGGCCATTCTCGATGCCCAATTCGACCCCACCCGCCAGGTTCTCTACGTACTGGCCAGTGAGCTGGTCCAGGCTCCACCGGATCCTGATACCTTGCAGTCAGAAGACGCCTACGCTGAGCAACCACTACTGCTGGCCATTACCTTGGCCAACGGTAAAGCTAGCCCGCTGCTGCGCTTGCCCCAGCAACAGCGCATTCACATGAGCGTGGCTCCCGACGGGCGATCGCTCCTGATTGACCTAGATGGTCAAACCACCTCTGAGGGCGAAACCGGCGCGCCCATAATTTGGAACTTACCTCTGGTTCACCCAACGGTCTCCCTCGACGCCGCTGAATCCGCTGAAGGTGCCAACACCACGCCAAGTGCAGCCGAAACCGAGACCAGCGATGCCTCTAGCATGCCTACGGTCACCGATCCAGAGGAGTTTCCTTTTAGTGGCCTCCAGGCCACCTGGTTGCCCTAG
- a CDS encoding biotin--[acetyl-CoA-carboxylase] ligase, with protein sequence MPDYQALRPRFHLHWTEHIDSTNRALVAMMADGAPAGTVLIATTQQAGRGQWGRQWQSLPGGLYLSLGLKPDLPASRSPYLTLASAWGVATSLANLGLPVQVKWPNDLVAGGKKLGGLLAETHLESGRVQTVVIGLGLNGFNPVPETGTSIQALIQPELPPGPLNTLEGLAAIALYGLMQGYLHWQNQGDDAFLIDYQTHLANLGQGLIVEGKAAEVIGVAPSGNLRVRLAAAHGEAPALKTLDIEPGKVTLGYNA encoded by the coding sequence ATGCCTGACTATCAGGCATTGCGCCCTCGTTTTCACCTTCACTGGACCGAGCACATCGACTCTACCAACCGAGCGCTGGTGGCCATGATGGCCGATGGCGCTCCGGCGGGTACAGTGCTGATAGCAACCACCCAGCAGGCTGGGCGAGGTCAGTGGGGGCGGCAGTGGCAGTCTCTTCCCGGAGGGCTGTACCTGTCGCTGGGGCTCAAGCCCGATTTGCCGGCCTCTCGTAGCCCATACCTCACCTTGGCCAGTGCTTGGGGTGTGGCCACCAGCCTGGCCAACCTGGGGCTACCGGTGCAGGTTAAATGGCCCAACGATTTGGTTGCAGGCGGTAAAAAGCTGGGCGGTCTGCTGGCCGAAACTCACCTAGAGAGCGGCCGGGTACAAACCGTGGTGATTGGTTTGGGGCTAAATGGGTTTAATCCAGTTCCCGAAACCGGCACTTCGATTCAGGCGCTGATTCAACCGGAATTGCCCCCCGGCCCCTTGAATACCTTGGAGGGCCTGGCCGCGATCGCCCTCTACGGTCTCATGCAGGGTTATCTCCACTGGCAAAACCAGGGAGACGACGCCTTTCTAATCGATTACCAAACTCACCTAGCCAACCTGGGTCAGGGTCTAATCGTAGAAGGTAAAGCGGCAGAGGTCATTGGAGTAGCACCATCGGGTAATCTGCGGGTACGCCTAGCAGCCGCCCATGGCGAAGCGCCAGCGCTCAAGACGCTGGATATTGAACCAGGTAAAGTAACTTTGGGCTACAATGCGTAG
- a CDS encoding TIGR03943 family putative permease subunit, with protein sequence MTSTPSSNGLRASRQRSVPWQALVDAAMLLLWGLMLLRFTVTGKLYLLLHPDYMWLAHLAMVLLLAMGVSRLVQVGLSYRQGTGQTIRSQEHTALLPRQFSVALLIAIAVFGLVYTPRPFASETAFQRGITDVLGQTRSRPQRFSLGGASEERTIVDWVRTLNVYPEPDAYAGQTAQVSGFVTHIPGWPDEFVMISRFVLTCCAADAYPVGLPVELPAGTARPAPDTWLEVKGKMQTSTLDGKRQLVIGDPTLTEIPEPRTPYEY encoded by the coding sequence ATGACCTCAACGCCTAGTTCTAATGGTTTGCGCGCCTCTAGACAGCGATCGGTGCCCTGGCAGGCTCTGGTGGATGCCGCCATGCTGCTGCTGTGGGGGCTAATGCTGCTGCGCTTTACGGTGACGGGGAAACTCTACCTGCTGCTGCACCCCGATTACATGTGGCTGGCTCATCTGGCCATGGTGCTGCTGTTGGCCATGGGAGTGAGCCGTCTGGTACAGGTGGGGCTTAGCTACCGCCAGGGAACCGGGCAAACCATTCGCAGTCAAGAACATACGGCTCTGCTGCCGCGACAGTTTAGCGTGGCTCTGCTGATTGCCATCGCCGTGTTTGGGCTGGTTTACACGCCGCGCCCCTTTGCCAGTGAGACTGCCTTTCAGCGGGGCATTACCGATGTGCTGGGTCAGACGCGATCGCGGCCCCAGCGATTTTCCCTCGGCGGCGCGTCTGAGGAGCGCACCATTGTCGACTGGGTACGCACCCTCAACGTCTACCCTGAGCCCGATGCCTACGCGGGCCAGACCGCCCAGGTAAGTGGGTTTGTCACCCATATTCCCGGCTGGCCCGACGAGTTTGTGATGATTTCGCGGTTTGTGCTCACCTGCTGCGCTGCCGATGCCTACCCCGTTGGTCTGCCGGTAGAGCTGCCCGCTGGCACCGCCCGGCCCGCCCCCGACACCTGGCTTGAGGTCAAGGGCAAAATGCAAACCAGCACCCTCGACGGCAAACGCCAGCTTGTCATTGGCGACCCCACCCTGACCGAAATCCCTGAACCCCGCACCCCCTACGAATATTAG
- a CDS encoding permease, with protein sequence MTQLNNGITLFFSLLVEAMPFLLLGVMFSSVLLLFVDEQKLLAVIPKNVVLAALAGSLIGFLFPVCECGNIPVARRLLTKGAPTAVAIGFLLAAPTVNPVVFWATWIAFRDQPEIVFLRVGFTLIVAVTIALIFSAQADVRPFLQDSLTRMMGEPEPATPVPAEAEISPLLKSGTFLMQSPGQVLQLDAPPAQVLAQVAVAAPPMVTRLRMMVDNMVLELRELGAVLVIGSAIAAFVQVAVPREVILGLGQGPVTSIVAMMALAWVVSICSTVDSFFALSFASTFTSGSLLAFLVFGPMIDLKNISLLLTVFKGRAILYLFVLAAQLVFLLALVMNLYTS encoded by the coding sequence ATGACCCAACTCAATAACGGCATTACGCTATTTTTTAGCTTGCTGGTCGAGGCCATGCCCTTTCTACTGCTGGGGGTGATGTTTTCCAGCGTGCTGCTGCTGTTTGTCGATGAGCAAAAGCTGCTGGCGGTCATTCCTAAAAACGTGGTGCTTGCGGCGCTGGCAGGCAGCTTAATTGGCTTTCTGTTTCCAGTTTGTGAGTGCGGCAACATTCCTGTGGCTCGACGGCTGTTAACCAAGGGCGCACCGACGGCGGTAGCGATCGGGTTTTTGCTAGCGGCCCCCACGGTGAACCCGGTGGTATTCTGGGCCACCTGGATTGCCTTTCGCGACCAGCCCGAAATTGTATTTTTACGGGTAGGCTTTACTTTGATTGTGGCGGTGACTATCGCTTTAATCTTTAGCGCCCAGGCCGATGTGCGGCCCTTTTTGCAGGACAGCCTCACCCGCATGATGGGGGAGCCTGAGCCTGCCACACCAGTCCCAGCGGAGGCGGAGATTTCACCGCTGCTAAAATCTGGCACCTTTTTAATGCAGTCACCAGGGCAGGTGCTTCAGCTCGATGCCCCACCCGCCCAGGTGCTAGCTCAGGTAGCCGTTGCCGCGCCGCCCATGGTCACTCGACTGCGAATGATGGTTGACAACATGGTGCTAGAGCTGCGGGAGTTAGGGGCGGTGCTGGTGATCGGCAGTGCGATCGCCGCTTTTGTCCAAGTCGCCGTTCCCCGCGAGGTCATCCTAGGTTTGGGCCAGGGCCCTGTGACCTCAATTGTGGCGATGATGGCCCTGGCCTGGGTAGTGTCAATCTGCTCGACGGTCGATTCATTCTTTGCCCTGTCGTTTGCCTCCACCTTTACCAGCGGTTCCCTGCTGGCATTTTTAGTGTTTGGTCCCATGATCGATCTCAAAAACATCAGTCTGCTGCTGACGGTGTTTAAAGGGCGGGCCATTCTTTATCTATTTGTGCTGGCGGCTCAGCTGGTATTCTTGCTGGCTCTGGTAATGAATCTCTATACCAGTTGA
- a CDS encoding aldose epimerase, translated as MFAVALKADPHSTYVLSDTDTGTRLELVPDRGGIATRWQVEGQDIFYFDGDRFANPELSVRGGIPILFPICGNLPDNQYELDGQTYSLKQHGFARDLPWQVTQQDVTESASLTLELASSEATLAQYPFAFKLAFTFKLRGHSLELQQQFTNLSARPMPFSTGLHPYFLVEDKSQLEFEIPSTEFRNHLTGGVETFEGSFDFGQGEIDLAFQNLTASAATVTDHYLKRRLTLSWSGDYTKLVFWTVKGKDYYCLEPWTAPRNSLNTGENLLIIEPEQTLETNVRMAIAFL; from the coding sequence GTGTTTGCCGTTGCCTTAAAAGCAGATCCCCACTCCACCTATGTGCTGTCAGATACTGACACCGGCACCCGGTTAGAACTGGTGCCCGATCGCGGCGGCATTGCCACCCGCTGGCAGGTAGAGGGGCAGGATATTTTTTATTTTGATGGCGATCGCTTCGCCAATCCCGAACTGTCGGTGCGGGGCGGTATTCCCATCCTGTTTCCCATCTGCGGCAATCTGCCCGATAACCAGTACGAGCTAGATGGTCAGACCTACAGCCTGAAGCAGCACGGCTTTGCCCGCGACTTGCCCTGGCAGGTGACTCAGCAGGATGTGACTGAGTCGGCCAGCCTCACTCTAGAACTTGCCAGCAGCGAAGCCACCCTGGCGCAATATCCCTTTGCGTTCAAATTAGCCTTCACCTTTAAGCTGCGGGGTCACAGTCTAGAGTTGCAGCAGCAGTTCACCAACCTCTCGGCTCGGCCCATGCCTTTTTCTACCGGGCTGCACCCTTATTTTTTGGTAGAAGATAAATCCCAGCTAGAGTTTGAAATTCCTTCAACAGAATTCCGCAACCACTTGACAGGCGGGGTTGAAACTTTTGAGGGCAGCTTTGACTTTGGCCAAGGCGAGATTGACCTGGCTTTTCAGAACCTAACGGCTTCAGCCGCTACGGTCACTGACCACTACCTCAAGCGACGGCTCACCCTGTCCTGGAGTGGCGACTACACCAAGCTGGTGTTTTGGACAGTGAAAGGCAAAGACTACTACTGCCTGGAGCCCTGGACAGCTCCCCGCAATTCTCTCAATACGGGAGAAAACCTGTTGATCATAGAACCAGAACAGACTTTAGAAACCAACGTGCGCATGGCGATCGCGTTTCTGTAG
- a CDS encoding M23 family metallopeptidase: protein MGLTQNGLAIAGTPDTPDPSEQEVPVETSADYLKPTNSSSAHRASSPQATLSLPAPSVAQPEFTPQRPSTSAVVTSPPSASSPMFSPVPPPPPAAITVTVPATPTAPTMAESLLKPAIASTPGEVVETEVPAAASTPEPVPAEAPATVVPEAVVPEAIAADESVPAGYNSVFVDPTDYSLGATQAPAARPGGSPNVVFAERSSGCQITVAAGQSSPSAACGASSASASAAQGARAASASQGQGEIRVGPIAVSSQGVRLGSTTIVSREALNEKLRPLNVLRRGNEEYVFPLSVPASISSLFGWRMHPVAQSWRFHSGTDLAAPMGTPVLATRAGRVSVSDFLGGYGLTVIMRHDDDKLESRYAHLSQLAVEAGEWVEQGEVVGLVGSTGTSTGPHLHFELRQLTGEGWVAVDPVEVLEYGVANLLEIIDNPMLALGQGAAKAAETEAGLPTEYPFRPAQPNAS from the coding sequence ATGGGGCTAACCCAAAACGGATTAGCCATTGCCGGAACTCCTGATACCCCTGACCCCTCTGAGCAAGAGGTGCCAGTTGAAACCTCAGCTGACTATCTCAAGCCGACGAATAGCAGTAGTGCCCACAGGGCTAGTAGCCCTCAAGCAACTCTAAGTTTGCCTGCACCCTCCGTAGCACAGCCTGAGTTTACGCCTCAGCGCCCGTCTACCTCAGCCGTTGTGACATCACCCCCTTCAGCGAGTTCGCCGATGTTCTCTCCGGTTCCCCCGCCGCCCCCAGCGGCTATCACCGTTACTGTTCCGGCCACCCCCACGGCCCCCACTATGGCAGAGAGCTTGCTGAAGCCCGCTATTGCCTCCACACCTGGCGAAGTAGTTGAAACTGAGGTGCCCGCTGCGGCTAGTACTCCCGAGCCAGTTCCGGCCGAAGCCCCCGCTACCGTAGTACCCGAAGCCGTAGTGCCCGAAGCCATCGCTGCCGATGAGTCGGTACCTGCAGGCTACAACAGCGTTTTTGTTGACCCCACCGATTACAGCCTAGGGGCAACCCAGGCTCCCGCAGCTCGACCCGGCGGCTCTCCCAACGTGGTCTTTGCAGAACGCTCTAGCGGCTGCCAAATTACCGTCGCTGCTGGGCAAAGCAGCCCCAGTGCGGCGTGCGGTGCCTCCAGCGCCTCAGCCTCGGCAGCTCAGGGCGCTAGGGCTGCCAGCGCTAGCCAGGGTCAAGGTGAAATTCGGGTTGGCCCCATTGCCGTCAGTTCCCAAGGAGTGCGGCTAGGCAGCACCACCATCGTCAGCCGAGAAGCCCTCAACGAAAAGCTACGCCCCCTCAACGTACTGCGGCGCGGCAATGAAGAATACGTGTTTCCGCTATCAGTGCCTGCGTCAATTTCGTCGCTGTTTGGCTGGCGGATGCACCCCGTCGCCCAGAGCTGGCGCTTCCACTCAGGGACTGACCTTGCAGCCCCTATGGGCACTCCTGTGCTGGCGACTCGGGCTGGGCGCGTCTCAGTATCAGACTTTTTGGGCGGCTACGGCCTAACCGTCATCATGCGCCATGACGACGACAAGCTTGAGTCTCGCTATGCCCACCTCTCTCAGCTCGCTGTAGAAGCTGGGGAATGGGTGGAGCAGGGCGAGGTGGTTGGTTTGGTCGGCAGCACTGGCACCTCCACCGGCCCTCACCTACACTTTGAGCTGCGTCAGCTCACCGGCGAAGGTTGGGTTGCAGTAGATCCGGTTGAGGTCCTTGAATATGGCGTGGCCAACCTGCTAGAGATCATCGACAACCCGATGCTGGCTCTAGGTCAAGGGGCTGCAAAGGCAGCAGAAACCGAAGCTGGTCTGCCCACTGAGTATCCCTTCCGCCCTGCACAGCCCAATGCCAGCTAG